The DNA sequence ATTTGGAGATACAGAGACTATTTTCCTATATGGAATTTGGAATACAAGCAGAGACAGGTGTTCGCCTCTTGCAAAAGAATGATATCAATAAAGAATATTGCATAAGAAAAATCGAAGTAAGCGAAATAGGCAAAAGGTGGTCAGAGATTTGGGCGTTATTAAGTAAGTTGATTATGCATTTAAAGGAGAGTCCTATTTTTTATCCAGGTAATGAGTTTACAGAAGATGTATATAAAGAATTTTTTGAGGATGAAGATACTAATGTTTTTATTGCAGAAGAAAACGGAAGAATCATAGGCGTAATTGAAACAAATCCAGAAAGAAATGAATTTATTTTTGGAAAAGAGGAATCTGCTAATGTGGGGGAAGCATTTGTACTACCAGAGTATCGAGGAACAAAATTGGCGGAATCATTGCTATTTTATGCAGAAAATGAGTTGCTTATGAAGCAGTGTTCCTATGAGTGGGTAGAACATGGAACAGCCAACCCTAATGCTAGAGGATTTTGGAATAAATATTTTTCTACATATGAATATGAATTTGTTCGATGTATAGGAGGTATATAATGGAAAAGAGTAAAAAAATTTTCGTTGATTTTTTAGATCAATATAATGAATGTTTTTATAACAAAGATATAGTAGGTTTAAAAGAATTTTATGATACGCAAAGCAATGTGTTGATATATTTTGATAATCATAAAGGCAATGATACATATACTTTAGAGGAGCATTTGCAACTGATTTCAGACTTTTTTGTGAAGGGAAAGCAAACAGAGTCAGGGGGCGTAGAGCCGCTTATCATAGAAAATTTAAATGTTTTCCATAAAGAAAATGCAGCGTGTTTATGTTTTATTTCTAAGTATAAAAGTTTTCCTGTTCCGGTAGTACGAAGTACCATGTATTTGGAGCGTATCGAGGATAAGTGGAAAATTATGCATGCGCACTTTTCTTTTGAACCTGAAAAGAACCTGAAAAATAGAATAGATATTGTAGGAGGCATGTAATGAAAGATTTTCCAGATTTTATGAAGAGCAAATATAACCACATAGATAGTAGTCAACAAAATACAAAAGACATTGATGGATACTATTTTGAAGGAAAAGATGGTAGCCAGATGGCTTTTTGGACGTATTATTCAGATCGAGAATCAAAAGAGCAGATACATGAATTTGATGAATATACGTTATGTGTGGCAGGTGAGTATGTTGAAATATTTAATAATGAAGAACACATTTTAAGACCGGGAGATGAAATTATTGTTCCGAAGGGAACACCACATCATGGAAGAGTGAAAGCAGGAACAAGAACAATACATTGTTTTGGTGGAAAAAGAATTAGGCAGTAAGGCATTGTTTTTTGAAGATGTAACAGATATAATAGTAAAAGTTAAGATAAAATGGAAGGAACATTTTCATGGAAAAAAGAGTGATTTCCACACAGGCACAGGAAGAAGATATTAAAATAGAGACAAGCCTGCGTCCTCAAACTTTAAATGAATATATTGGACAGGAAAAGGCAAAGGGAACATTAAAGGTCTATATTGAAGCAGCAAAACAGCGTAAGGAATCTTTAGACCATGTATTGTTTTATGGACCACCGGGACTTGGTAAAACTACTCTTGCGGGTATTATCGCTAACGAAATGGGTGTACATATGAAGATTACTTCTGGTCCGGCAATCGGAAAACCAGGAGAAATGGCAGCTATTTTAAGTGGACTTCAAGAAGGCGACATCTTATTTGTAGATGAAATTCATCGCCTAAACCGTCAGGTAGAGGAAGTTCTTTACCCTGCCATGGAAGATTATGTCATTGATATTATGATTGGAAAGGGAGCAACTGCCCGTTCCATTCGTCTTGACTTACCACACTTTACACTGGTGGGGGCAACAACAAGAGCTGGTTTGTTATCAGCACCATTGCGTGACCGCTTCGGCGTAGTAAATCATATGGAGTTCTATACACCGGAGGAATTAAAGACGATTGTTCTTCATTCAGCAAAAAAACTAGATGTTGAGATAGATGAAGAGGGGGCCTTTGAGCTTGCAAGACGTTCCAGAGGTACTCCAAGACTTGCAAATCGTCTTTTGAAGCGTGTCCGTGATTTCGCCCAGGTAAAATATGATGGAAAAATCAATAAGGAAGTAGCTTCCTTTGCATTAGATTTATTGGAAGTAGACAAATTTGGATTAGATCAGAATGACAGGAATATTTTATTGACGATTATCGAAAAATTCCAAGGCGGACCGGTAGGTCTTGATACCCTTGCTGCATCTTTAGGCGAGGATGCAGGGACCATTGAAGATGTGTACGAGCCATATTTGGTGAAGAATGGCTTTATTAACCGTACTCCCAAGGGAAGAGTGGCTACAGATTTTGCTTATGGACATTTTGGAATTACAAAATAAAGGTTGTTTTTCTGTAAAAAAAGAGATATACTTTTGAGTGTATATGGTAAAAGAAAGCAGAGAGGATGAAGACTTATGTCAGCGAAAACCAGCGCAGATGTTTTAATAGGAGGCAAGATTTATACATTAAGCGGATACGAGAGTGAGGCTTATTTACAGAAGGTTGCTACCTACATCAATAATAAGATAAACGAATTTGACGAGATGGAACAGTTCCGCCGTTTTCCGATGGATATGAAGTCCACTCTGTTGGAGTTAAATATTGCGGATGATTATTTCAAGGCTAAAGAACAGGCAGAAACACTGGAACAGGATATAGAGGTTAAGGACAAGGAAATTTATGATTTAAAGCATGAACTGATTTCTGCTCAGATAAAGCTGGAGAGTAATGAGAAGGCCA is a window from the Roseburia sp. 499 genome containing:
- a CDS encoding GNAT family N-acetyltransferase → MIRNAQKEDKENITKNGIISSEFIEHKKQILSIASRNYISKLMEFEIPRINDDIAIQAFIEEKMEHMQGVVYLQKGCCKGYLLYQLWEEDNILHCNIPIWGYGAEGEDRTKIVSLLFQELAGQLVNGKVVSFSVHIYAQDLEIQRLFSYMEFGIQAETGVRLLQKNDINKEYCIRKIEVSEIGKRWSEIWALLSKLIMHLKESPIFYPGNEFTEDVYKEFFEDEDTNVFIAEENGRIIGVIETNPERNEFIFGKEESANVGEAFVLPEYRGTKLAESLLFYAENELLMKQCSYEWVEHGTANPNARGFWNKYFSTYEYEFVRCIGGI
- a CDS encoding nuclear transport factor 2 family protein → MEKSKKIFVDFLDQYNECFYNKDIVGLKEFYDTQSNVLIYFDNHKGNDTYTLEEHLQLISDFFVKGKQTESGGVEPLIIENLNVFHKENAACLCFISKYKSFPVPVVRSTMYLERIEDKWKIMHAHFSFEPEKNLKNRIDIVGGM
- a CDS encoding cupin domain-containing protein, translated to MKDFPDFMKSKYNHIDSSQQNTKDIDGYYFEGKDGSQMAFWTYYSDRESKEQIHEFDEYTLCVAGEYVEIFNNEEHILRPGDEIIVPKGTPHHGRVKAGTRTIHCFGGKRIRQ
- the ruvB gene encoding Holliday junction branch migration DNA helicase RuvB, with product MEKRVISTQAQEEDIKIETSLRPQTLNEYIGQEKAKGTLKVYIEAAKQRKESLDHVLFYGPPGLGKTTLAGIIANEMGVHMKITSGPAIGKPGEMAAILSGLQEGDILFVDEIHRLNRQVEEVLYPAMEDYVIDIMIGKGATARSIRLDLPHFTLVGATTRAGLLSAPLRDRFGVVNHMEFYTPEELKTIVLHSAKKLDVEIDEEGAFELARRSRGTPRLANRLLKRVRDFAQVKYDGKINKEVASFALDLLEVDKFGLDQNDRNILLTIIEKFQGGPVGLDTLAASLGEDAGTIEDVYEPYLVKNGFINRTPKGRVATDFAYGHFGITK
- the zapA gene encoding cell division protein ZapA; amino-acid sequence: MSAKTSADVLIGGKIYTLSGYESEAYLQKVATYINNKINEFDEMEQFRRFPMDMKSTLLELNIADDYFKAKEQAETLEQDIEVKDKEIYDLKHELISAQIKLESNEKAITELERENKELLLHKAKLEASLEDALLGKVKGQAETKEVGTKVATQKTNGNKISQVKTSKEEGNK